In Lentibacillus sp. JNUCC-1, the genomic window GGTGCGCCTAAATGGATGGTTACATATTCTGACATGGTTACGCTGATTCTGGTATTCTTCATTTTGCTGTTTTCAATGTCGCAAATTGATCTTGTGAAGTTTGAAGCGATCTCAGAGTCTTTTAAAAACAGAATGGTGCTGGATTTTTTCCCTTCGGCCGTCCCTTTGGATCATCCAACTGAAAGTCCATCACATCTGGAAAAAGGTAAAACTTTAAACGAATTCAAAGATCCTTCAGACGCTAAAAAATTTTTTGAAGAAGATCATAAGACAGAAGAAGACAAGTTGAATGCTTTGATGGAAGAGGTGGAAGAATACCTCGATGCAAACGAATTAAATAATGTCATATCCGCTAATAGAACTGAACGCGGTGTTGTGCTTGTTTTACAGGAAATGATATTATTTGACCCTGGGGAAGCTATTGTTTTGCCAAGCGGGGAACCGTTTTTAAATAAAATTGGTGTTCTCCTCAACAAAGTGCCGAATGTTGTGAAGGTGGAAGGTCATACTGACACACGTCCGATGTCAAGTTTTCGATACCCATCAAACTGGGAACTATCAGGAGCGAGAGCAAGTAGTGTGATTAGATATCTTGTAAATGAATTTCAATTTGATCCAGCACGTTTTTCCCTCGCTGGCTATGGAGAAACCAGACCACTTGTACCTAACGACACAGAAGAAAATATGAAGCAAAACCGCCGCGTAGAAATTGTCATAATGGATGCCGACACACCTGAGCTAAGCGACAATTAATAAAAAAAGTTTAGAATACAAAAATCTGCAATGACGTAGTTGACACAAACTGCGAACTAATGAAAACTTGAATAACTGCTTCTGGCAACCGCTCGGGGAAAACACTCCGCGTCCAGTGGGCGCTGCTGAGCCTCCTCGGTCTATCGACCTCCGGGGTCTCACCGAGGCTTTTCCTCCCACAGGAGTCTCCGTGTTTTCCCCGAGCTTGGAGAGGTGTGTTTACCTTCTTTCTTGATTTTATAAAGTGAGGGATTGAAAGTTAAATGGACTGAGCATCAATCTGAAATCACCTCAAAGTTGAGTTAGCATTAGCTGCTCAAGAAAAGTTTACGTTCACTCTTAATTTCTTGAGCAAAACATCCAAGCACCTAATTAACATGAAGTGATTGGAGCGGAGGGAAGTCGACTCCTGCGGGAACAGCACGAGTCCGAAGACCCCACAGCGAGCGGTCTTTGCGAGCGAGGAGGCTGAGGCCGTGCCCGCGGAAAGCGACTTCCCGCAGCGGAAATCACGGTGCTCGTTTAAACATATGGAGTGCTTGGTGGCAGTCATTAGATCTGTCTAGTTAGTTCGCAGTTTACTTATATTGCGTAAAGGTGTTAGGATTTGGAATTGAGTGAGACCGGTCGGTTTGACCGGTTTTTTTGATTTGGAATAATGTCGATTTCAAATTTATTGTTTGCCAAAGTTCCCTATTATTCCCCCTTAAATCGAATGATTACACATTTGAAACACAAATGTAATATAACTGTGTCTAAATTTGCTGCCGAAAGATGTTATACTAGTTTCATAGCTAACAAACAAAACATCATGTCTGTGGGGACATGATATAACGATATACATAAACTTTAGCAAAATGGGGGATTACAATTGCGAAAAGCTACTCAGTGCATAATGATCGCTGCATTAATAGTCGGGTTAAACGTCTTACAGCTTGAGCATGCCAACGCTGAAAGTATCAGTAGTGTCGATAGTGAAATTAAAAATCTAGAAAAGAAAGAGCAGAAATTAAAAGAAGAACGCCAAGATGTAGACGGTGAAAAAAGCAAGAACGATAGCAAGATGGATAAAAATCTTAACAAACAGGGCGAGGTCAAAAGCGAACTTGAACAAATTAATAATGAGCTCGACACAACACAAAAAGAGATAGAACAAAAAGAAAATGAAATCTCCAACATTAATGCTCAAATCAATGAGTTGGAACAGCGGATTTCAAGCCTACATAAAGAAACTGTTCAACTGGAAGACGAAATCAAGCAGTTAAAAGATGAAATTAAGCAACTCAAAAAACAAATTAAAAAGCGGGAAGAACTTCTTAAAGATCGTGTCCGTTCAATTCAGGAAAACGGTGGATCTCTAAAATATCTCCAAGTTATTCTTGGAGCAAAGAGCTTCGGTGATTTCATCAGCCGTACAACAGCCGTAAATACTATCATGGATCAGGACAAATCGATCATGGAAGAATTATCAGCTGATCGCGAAGCTTTAAAGGAAAAAAAGGCCGAAGTTGAAACCAAGAAAACAGAGATAGAAGAGAAAAAAGCTGAAGCAGAAGAGCACAAAGCTGAAGTCGAAAGCCAGAAGGCAAATCTAGAAAGTGAAAAAGGTGAACTTGTTTCACTTAAAACAAAGTTAGACGAACAGATGGCAAGTAAAAATAAGCTGTTGGGCAGTCTGGAAGAAGAACAAGAACACTTAGAAGAATATCAAGTAACTCTTGCTGAAGAACAGCAAATGATTTCAGAACAGGCGTCAGCCCTTAAGAAAGCAAAACAAGTTGCACAAGATAAAAAATCTGAATTACAAAGACTTGCTAAAGAACGTGAGGAAAGAAAGAGAGAAGAAGCAAGGAAAAAAGAGCAAGCATCTAACAGTAATTCAGGAAGCTCACCTAGCGACAACGCTAATAACGGGGGAAATACCGGAAACGTAAGCCCAGCTCCTAGTGGCAGTAACTTTATTTGGCCAGCTGCTGGAAGTCGCAGTTCAAACTTTGGGTGGAGAACCCATCCTATATATAATATTCCTCGTTTCCATGCAGGTGTGGATATGTCTGCGCCGGCGGGGACACCAATTTATTCATCTGGAAAAGGCGTTGGTGTTGTTTCAACCGCGCGATACCATTCTTCATATGGGAACCATGTAATGATTGTCAATCAGATTGATGGCGTCACATATACAACGAATTATGCCCATATGAGCAAAATTGCTGTAAGTCCAGGTCAGACTGTAGAACAGGGTCAGTTGATTGGTTATGTCGGCACCACTGGAAGTTCCACAGGTAATCACTTGCACTTTGAAATACACAAAGGTGGATATAATGGTGTGAATCCTAAAACAACAAACGCAGTCAATCCTGCTCATTACTTAAGATAGATCTTAAATTTTAAAAAGCGACATTGTCCATACAAGCAATGTCGCTTTTTTTTTTATACGGTGTTATTTAAACAACTAAAAAAAGCCGGGCTGACGGAAATCAGCCTGGCTTTTTTCTTTTAATGGGGAAGGAAGTTCGTTCTCCTAAAGATATTGTATACCATTGTTTGTCTGAGTGAATGGCATCTTGTATAGGTGTGCATTTTATCTTTGGAAATCTTTTTCTAATATAATGGATCTCTTCTTCTGAAAGTCGTAATTCTCTTCTAGGCGCACCATTATAAAAGGAATCAAATAAAAAGTCGTTTAAACTATGTTTATCCACTGTTCAAGCACCTCCACTTTATCATTCAACTGTTTATAATAAAATGGGTATTGACAGGCTGTGTGAGCTGTTTGCCAGACTGAATGATTGATTGTTCTACAAGGATATTCATGGGATCAATGCAATATGCCTGTGAAGAGGTTTTTAACGATACAGTGGATAGTTCAGTACATCCTAGGATGATGCTTGTGCATTTTTCCTTGCTAACCAGGTATTGAATAATCTCATCCAATTCCTCTCCTTCGTATGTCGCGTCAGCTTTTATATTGTAGATTAAGTTCATGACGTGTTTTTGCAGGTTAGTGTCAGGTACAAATGGGAACAAATTGTGCGCCTTGCATTGATTTTCATAAACACCACTTGCAATCGTGCCGTCAGTAGCCAGAATAGCCACTTTGCTGCCCGAGCCAAACATTCTTTGAATATATTGAGTTGTTTCCTGTACCATATGGATGATGTTGATATCAGTCATAGCTTGCAATTCTTCATAGTAATAATGTGAGGTGTTGCACGGGATGGCGATATTATCTACACCAGCGCTTTCCAAGTAGTGGATATCCGGCTGAATAGCTTGCAAGAATAATTCCCCAGTCTGGTTTAGGATACATTTGGTTCTATCAGGTAAAGTAGCATGGTTTAAAATGACCATATCTATGTGATCCTGATCTTTTGTAGCTTCAGTATAATTAATAATTTTGTCCATAAAAGAAGCTGTTGCTTTGGGGCCCATACCCCCAATAATTCCTAGTTTCTTGTTCATTTTTGCACCACCAAAATCTAATATGTCGGTTGATTAAATTCTTTTGTCTTGATTGAATCCAATACAATTTCTTTCTCATTAAATGGTATTTCTTTATTCCCTAATATTTGTGTCGTTTCATGACCTTTGCCAGCAAGTAGGATAGTATCGTCATCATTGCTGATTTGGATTGCATGACGGATTGCTGTTTCTCTATCCTTGATGCCAGTATAGGGGGTTGAGAGTTCTTTTAAAACGTCACATGTTTCTTTCATAATCATATCTTGGTTATGTTCTCTGGGGTTGTCAAGTGTAACGATTGAATAATCGGTATGTTCAGCGGCTGTTCTCCCCATGGCTATACGCTTCTTGCGCCCATTTTCACTGTCATCCGCATAGACACCGAAAACGAGTATAAGTCGACCTCTGACGTGTGGTTTGATCGTAATAAGAGATTGTTTTAAAGCATCTTCAGTATGGGCGAAGTCGACAATGACTCGATAATTTTCATGTTGATAAATCGTTTCAAATCGTCCTTTAATGCCGGAAACATGATCAAGACCACTTCTGATTGTTTCAAGTGAAATTCCATTTGCGAATGCACATGCAATAGCGGCAAGGCTGTTGTATACGTATATTTCACCAGGCAAATGAATCGTCACTCTGATCTGGCCAATAGGGGTTATAACGGTATATTTAGTATGGTTAAGGTTATATGTTATATCTGTTGCTTGGATGTGTGCTTTTTGATGAATACCGTACGTGATTAACTTATCTTTTTTAATCTGCTTGGTTAACTTGCGGCCATATGGGTCGTCGGTATTAATGATGCTAAACCCGGATGTCTGTTCAAACAGCTTGGCTTTAGCCTGGAAATAGGCTTCCATGGTTCCATGCAGTTCCAAGTGATCAGGTGTTAGATTGGTGAAAATAGCTGTATTAAAAGTTATGCCTGCTACTCTTGATAGATCGAGTGCATGAGAGGAGACCTCCATGATGCAGCTTGAAGTCTCTAATCTGACCATTTTTTGCAGTAAAGCCTGCAGATCAGGTGATTCTGGTGTTGTCCGATCGGAATTATAATGCTTTTTATTGATGATTGTACCCATAGTTCCAATCACACCAGTATTAATTTGATTGGCTTCAAGTATCGCTTTTATAAAATGTGTAACGGACGTCTTGCCGTTTGTTCCGGTTACACCTATCATATTTAAGTTTTTCGCAGGATCCTCAAAAAAATGAACGGCAGCCATAGCCATTGCTTTACGGGAATCAGGCACTTTGATGATGGCAGTATTTGTTCCAAGAGTGACATCTTTTTCAACAATAATTGCAACAGCGCCTTGTTCGACCGCACTTTGGATGAAACGATGCCCGTCAACAGAAAATCCATCTATGGCGATGAATAGGCTGCCGGGTTTAACCTTACGTGAATCGAACGTGACTGATGAAATGTTACAATCCAAATTCCCTGTGTGATTGAGTATTGTTAATTGATTTACGATAGAAGATAAATGCATGGCTTTTCATCCTTTTATGGTGTTTTATGAGCGACGTGTGACGCGTTTCAACGCTTTCCTAACCAGTTGTCTAGAGTAGACCCATGCAGGTTTTGGATCATGTCGATTCCAAACTGCACCTGTTTTAGGACGAAAGAAACTTTTGCTCACTTCTTTTACAGATAGTTGTCCTGTCTTGATGTATTCTTTTATGGCCAGCAAGTCTTCCTGTGCATACCAGAAAGCGCGATTGGTTGTTTGTGTAACAGCTTTAGGCTCTAAAGGCTCTCCAATAAGTTCTCTATACATAATATAAGGGAAGTTTAAACCAATATCATAAAGCATGTGATTGAAATTCGTAATACGTGCATTGATTTCAATGAGATAGAACTCGCCGGTTGTTTCATCTTTTTTAAATTCAATTTCAGCAAATCCTTTGTAGCCAATGTTTTCGAGAAAATGAGCTCCGAGGTCATAAAGCTCAGGAATATGCTTTTGAACTGTAAAGACCGAAGCGCCAAAGTTAATAGGGTATTGTCTGAACTTCTGACATGTAGTCCAATGCGTAATTTTTGAATTGTGATTTAAGTAAGCGTCGAAGGTGTGCATGTGATCATCAGCACCAGGTATAATACGCTGAATAATAACTTCCAACTCAGCGTCTTTAGCTTTTTTAATCGCGTCGTTTAACTCTTCCATATCGTATACTTTAAACAGTTTCTGTCGAAAAACACTTACAAATGTAGGGGAATCAACAGGTTTAACAAGACATGGAAATTGAATCGTTTGCTCGACTTTTTCAGTGAAGGATTCATCGTTCAAATAAACTGTTTCAGGAACACGTACACCTTCTTCCACAGCCAGTTGATGAAGTTTTTCTTTGTCCATAACTTTTGTATATAATCCTTGATCCATATTCGGCAATAAGTAATGTTGTTTTAATGTATCCAAATGTGCATCAATAACTTCGAGATATGAGTCATGACAAGGGATAAGTACAGGTTTATGTTCTTGTTGTGTGGCATATGCGATTAACGTATTAATAAAATGTTCAGTGTCTTTTTTGTAATGCGGTAGGATCAATTGTTCAGAACAATACTTAGAGGTTGCTCCATATGTACCTGCATCTGAATAGTCAGCTGCAACGGTATGAATGCCTTCAGATCCGAGGCAGCGAATGGTACTTAAACCAATATAATAGTTTGTGCCAAGCACAACTGCTTTATGTTGCATAATTATCTCTCTCCTTAGCGAAATATCAGATGATTTTCTTAAATAACAGATGTGTTTTTCTCACGTAAAGCGATTTCCGCACCGTTATCCATGCCTTGACAACCTGCGAGTAAAATAAGATCTTCTTTGCTGGTACTCATTAATGCTGCCTTAATGGCGTCTGTGAGTTCGTCGTAAAGTGACACAGAAATACGAGCTTCTGTCATGACATCCATAAATGCGTCTTCCTCTGCTTTGGTCACCACATCCCGTTTCGTTACGTTTGAGATGCTTTTAGTTGCAATAATATGAGTGAGATTCAACTCTTTGGCCCAAATTGCTATTTTCTCCGCATTTTCTCGGTTGACGACAGGACCGCGTTGACCTCTGATCGCATAAACCATATGAAGATTATTAAAGTCCATCTGAGTGAGTGTCCCCATCGTGATATCGATATTACCTGGATTGGCGAAGTGATCATCGACAATTTTGCAATCACCTTCATAAATGAATTGGAACCGGCGATCCACACCTTTGAAGTTTTTTAAAGCAGATTGAATCACTGAAACGGGTACTTCTGAAAGTAGAGCTGCAGTAATTGCAACCATGGAATTATAAACAGAGTGAATGCCTGGTACGGTCATATCAACTTGGAAAGTCATTGGCTCCCAAGTAAAGGTTTCATTAACCTTTAAGGGCCGGCACAGTTTAACTGTAAAAGACGGTCGGCCGGTTGAAAGATCAAGGTTTTTGCAAACCAGATCGCCTTCATCATTATTGACACTGAACGTGACCACTTTTGCTTTGGTTTGATCGGCGAGTGAAGCTGAAATCTCATCATCCATATTTAAAATGGCGAAACTGTCTGGTTTGGCATTTTTAATTAATTTACTTTTGGCAGCGACATAGTTTTCAACAGAACCATGCGTGTCAATATGTTCTCGGCCGATATTATTAAAAGTAACAATGTTGTAGTCAATAAAGTCATTACGGTGCATTTCTTGAGCAGCTGAAGAGACCTCCATGGTCACGTGAGAAACTTGGCTCTCAGTCATACGCTTTAAGAAATACTGTGCTTCCAGTGACTCTGGCGTGGTTAGTTCAGCAGGGTAGGAATGTTTTCCGATTTTAACATTAACCGTTCCAATAAGGCCTGTTTCAAATTGATTGGCTTCAAGAATCTCATTGATCATATATGTTGTTGATGTTTTACCGTTTGTTGCGGTTACACCGATTACGTTTAATTCCTTGGAGGGTTCATCATAAAAAAGCGAACTGACCTTAGCAAGTGCTATTCGACTATTTTCCACCTGATATTGAGGAATATCAACATCAGACTGAATCTCCTCGACAATAGCAGCTTTACATCCGCGTGAGACGGCATCCTTTAAATACTTATGGCCGTCAGTTTGGTGCCCTCGTATGCACACAAAAAGATGACCCTCTTCTACTCTTTGGGCATGGTATGAGATGCCTGAAATATGACCATCCGCTTTAAGATGCTGTTGCTTTAAGTTTAATGTTTTTAATAAAGTATCTAATTGATCCATTAGTGACGACTCCTTTCAAACGCACTTGGCTCTATTTACAAGTTTTACTATGAGGTGCATATTTTAATACTTGCTGTAAAGCTAGATCGTTTTTTTCAGCAATATCCGGAGCGCGGGGAATGTCTGGAACGATATTTGGTGAATCATGCCATGTGAGTGGCAATTCAACTGGAGATTTTTTATTCCAGTTACGGCACCAACTATCGGGGAGCAATCCAGTTTGTACTTGTCCGGTTTTCATAACACTCCAGATCTGAGCCCAGGCTCGCGGTACCGCTCGCCACATATCGTAGCCGCCACCACCTGTCGCAATCCACCGCCCATCACAATATTCGTGGGCGAGTTTATGGGCTAGAAGCGGGATGGCTTCGAATGTCTCCATAGTTGAACACAAATGCGTCAAAGGATCATACATGTGGGCATCTGCTCCATTTTGAGTCACAATTACATCTGGTTTGAAAAACTCAATGACATGTCTGAGTGCTGTTTCATAGATATGAATAAACGACGCATCCTCTGTGAAAGCATCGATCGGTACATTAAAGGTGTAGCCATGACCAGATTTAATTCCACGTTCATTAACATTCCCTGTTCCAGGAAATAGATAACGTCCGGTTTCATGTATTGATAATGTGCAGACGTCTGAATCCTCATAGAATGCCCACTGAACACCGTCACCATGGTGAGCATCTGTATCCACATATAACACTTTCATACCATAGTTTTTTCTTATATATTCGATCGCAATAGCTCCGTCATTATAAATACAGAAGCCAGATGCTTTTCGCTTGAATCCATGGTGCAGTCCGCCGCCTAAATTGAGAGCATGATCTGCTTGTCCATTCAACACAGCATCTACGGCAGTAAGCGTACCCCCGACCAGATAACTGGAGGCTTCATGCATATGGTCAAATACAGGGGTATCATCTGTATCAAGTCCGAAATGCATTGCTTCATTAGGAGAAAGAAGACCGGCACCTGCTTTTTTAACAGCTTCTATATAACGTCTGTCATGAAAAAGGGCAAGCTCATCTTCGGTTGCCTTTCTCGGTGCAATAATATCCGTTTCATCAAGTAAACTGGATGTTTCAAGCAGTTCTTTTGTGAGCAGAACACGCTTTTGATTAAATGGATGATCATTATGAAAATGATACTGAAGCATGTCGGCAGAATAAATAAATTTACTCGAACACCTCATAGTAGGTTCCCCATCTGTTCATTCGGCCATAACAGCTCATACCCAGCCTCTCGTAAGTCTTCTATAATGGGCAGCGGGTTCATTGTTTGCACACGGAAGACTAGAGTCTTGTAGTTAGGATCTGTCTTATACGGGTAAACTAGAAGCGAAACAATGTTTACTTTATGATGCCCGAAAACAGAGGTTACTTCTGGTAAAATACCAGGCTTATGAGGGACTTTCACTTCAATATGTGAACTCTGCACATGGGTGCCGGTTAATTGTATAAGCGTGTAAAGCATATCTTTTTCTGTAATCATGCCAACAAGTTTGCTGTTTTGAACAACAGGGACACAGGCAAATTCCTGATCGTGAAAAATCCTCGCAATTTCTTCAACAAAATCAAGAGGGTGGACGGTCACCACCGGATGACTCATGATGGTACTGATCGCCTTTTGCATCGCATTAGAATCTTGTTCCTTGTCAAATATAGAGGGGCTTGCGTCTCTGACATCGCGATCTGAAACGATGCCAATGACATGTTCATTTTCATCAATAATAGGGATGTGTCGAATGCGGTGAGTTTGTAAAAGACTCAAGGCTTTTTCTATTGTGGCTTCAGGCGGTAGTGTGACAACATTTGTTTTCATAATGGTTTCTACTAACAATTAAAGCCCCTCCCTCATATTTCTGTATTCGTGACGTTTTAGAAAACGTAATTGATCAAATTTCTGAAGGGCAGCTTCATCGACATTATCTCCAATTCGCACCATCAAACAGTTAGCAGGATGTGATATGATCTCCGGATCGTCTGTTGGAGCGGGTTTTAAACCACCCTTGGCCATCATCTTTTCCATCATTTTTCGGTAGTCCCAGATACTAAGTCTGGAACCGTCTAAATCCCAGTGCCAGTAATATTCTGTAGAGATCACAATGTAGTTCTCCATGTAATCATCTAACATTGCAACCTCAAGCAATCCCGAAGCTACTTTCGCACCTCGGTAGGCGGGGATTACTTCCACGGCGCCAAGAACGATTAATTCTTCCATGTTAAATTCGGACCAGCGTTCAAGTGGATCAGGATGTAAAAAGGTCACATAGCCAACAATGGTATGTTCGGTTCGTGCGATGATAATACGACCTTCAGGGAAGTCAGCAATACCTTTTAGTGCATCAAATTGTTTGGCTGCAGGTCGAAATGCTGTCAGGTGCTCATGAAACCCATATTGACTCATAACTTCTTTTGAAACCGGACCTTCAATGATGATCGTTTCATTTTCTGTTTTTCTTTCGATGGCATAATGTGTTTTTATATGATCCATTTCGTCACCACCTAGATCATGATATTGTATCCATTATACAGGAATAAGGTAAGAACGTTTAGCCATAAGCTAAAAATGATAAAACAACTGCCCCAAAAAGGGCAGTTGTTTGACGCTGCAGATTAAGATTTTTCTTTTTTGTTTTTATTACCATTGTTTTGGTCGCTTTTAGAGCCGTTGTTGCCTCCATTGCCAGAGCCACCATTGTCGTCTCCGCCGCCGGAGCCACCATTGCCGTCTCCATTACCGGAGTCGTTTCCGCCGCCGGAGCCACCATTGTCGTCTCCATTACCAGAGCCGTTTCCGTCACCGGAGCCACCATTGTTGCCTCCATTACCAGACCCGTTTCCGTTGCCAGATCCACCATTGTTCGTTCCGCCGTTGTTATGATTGTTACCATCTTTGTTCTTATCTTTATTTTTGTCTTTGTTTTGATCCGGCTTTTCTTTTTTATCGTCTTTGGTTTCCGTTAAAGACCCCACTTTGACCGTATTGGATGGATCAGAGACATTTCCGAAGTAGTCTACAGCAACAACTCGGTAAATCCCTTTTTGTCCAGAAATTGAGTAGGCTGTATCTGTTGATTGACCAATTTTAGTAAAAGAACCGCCTGGCTGACTGGCTCTGTAAATATAGTAGCCAATGATATTATTACTCATCGGTTTTTTCCATACCAGCTTTCCCCCTGTGGATTTAAGTCCGGGTGGGGCTGAAGGCGCTTTTCCGTCGTTTTTTAACTGGTTGCTAAAATTTGTGTTTGGAATTCCGATCTTCTTCCAAGCTTCCGGATTTAATTTGGAGTAGATGTCGGTTAAGTCGTCAAGTTTGTCGTAGCCTTTCCGCTTCAAAAATTCTGGGTTAAACATCACACCGTCTCCTTTAACAAACGATTGTGGTGTATTCGGACCTGCAATTACTGCCCGACCATCAACCATAACATAAGAACCTGTGACTAAACTGTCATCTTCTTCTTTTGGTGCATATTTCGCGTTGAACAGATCCGTTTTCACAAGGCCAACCTTTTGACATAAATCAGAAGGGAGCATGCCTGATACCGCGCAGTAACTTCTCTCAACAATGCCGTCCGGACGCTGGAATCTTTCATCTGGTAAGACGAGTTCAGGAGCCACATCGGCAGCTGCATTGACTAAGGTTGCCCATAGTAATCCGCTTCGTTTGTAATATGGCATGTAACCTTGAAAATCAAGGCTCTTTTGATATTGATAGCCCATCCAAGTGCCAAACGTAATGTTCGGATTCCCTCCTACAAACCAAACATCGGAAGTATCTTGAGATGTGCCGGATTTTCCAAACCAGTCGATGTTTTTATTGTTGAGATAAGACTGGGCGTACACACCTGTACCGTCATTCATAACGTCACGCAGCATATCCATGAGTAAATAATTGGTCTGAGGAGAAAATACGTCATTCTGCTTCACTTCGTGTT contains:
- the motS gene encoding flagellar motor protein MotS; translated protein: MKRRNLKKRNDKGAPKWMVTYSDMVTLILVFFILLFSMSQIDLVKFEAISESFKNRMVLDFFPSAVPLDHPTESPSHLEKGKTLNEFKDPSDAKKFFEEDHKTEEDKLNALMEEVEEYLDANELNNVISANRTERGVVLVLQEMILFDPGEAIVLPSGEPFLNKIGVLLNKVPNVVKVEGHTDTRPMSSFRYPSNWELSGARASSVIRYLVNEFQFDPARFSLAGYGETRPLVPNDTEENMKQNRRVEIVIMDADTPELSDN
- a CDS encoding murein hydrolase activator EnvC family protein, with product MIAALIVGLNVLQLEHANAESISSVDSEIKNLEKKEQKLKEERQDVDGEKSKNDSKMDKNLNKQGEVKSELEQINNELDTTQKEIEQKENEISNINAQINELEQRISSLHKETVQLEDEIKQLKDEIKQLKKQIKKREELLKDRVRSIQENGGSLKYLQVILGAKSFGDFISRTTAVNTIMDQDKSIMEELSADREALKEKKAEVETKKTEIEEKKAEAEEHKAEVESQKANLESEKGELVSLKTKLDEQMASKNKLLGSLEEEQEHLEEYQVTLAEEQQMISEQASALKKAKQVAQDKKSELQRLAKEREERKREEARKKEQASNSNSGSSPSDNANNGGNTGNVSPAPSGSNFIWPAAGSRSSNFGWRTHPIYNIPRFHAGVDMSAPAGTPIYSSGKGVGVVSTARYHSSYGNHVMIVNQIDGVTYTTNYAHMSKIAVSPGQTVEQGQLIGYVGTTGSSTGNHLHFEIHKGGYNGVNPKTTNAVNPAHYLR
- a CDS encoding UDP-N-acetylmuramoyl-L-alanyl-D-glutamate--2,6-diaminopimelate ligase; this translates as MHLSSIVNQLTILNHTGNLDCNISSVTFDSRKVKPGSLFIAIDGFSVDGHRFIQSAVEQGAVAIIVEKDVTLGTNTAIIKVPDSRKAMAMAAVHFFEDPAKNLNMIGVTGTNGKTSVTHFIKAILEANQINTGVIGTMGTIINKKHYNSDRTTPESPDLQALLQKMVRLETSSCIMEVSSHALDLSRVAGITFNTAIFTNLTPDHLELHGTMEAYFQAKAKLFEQTSGFSIINTDDPYGRKLTKQIKKDKLITYGIHQKAHIQATDITYNLNHTKYTVITPIGQIRVTIHLPGEIYVYNSLAAIACAFANGISLETIRSGLDHVSGIKGRFETIYQHENYRVIVDFAHTEDALKQSLITIKPHVRGRLILVFGVYADDSENGRKKRIAMGRTAAEHTDYSIVTLDNPREHNQDMIMKETCDVLKELSTPYTGIKDRETAIRHAIQISNDDDTILLAGKGHETTQILGNKEIPFNEKEIVLDSIKTKEFNQPTY
- a CDS encoding acetoin utilization protein AcuC encodes the protein MRCSSKFIYSADMLQYHFHNDHPFNQKRVLLTKELLETSSLLDETDIIAPRKATEDELALFHDRRYIEAVKKAGAGLLSPNEAMHFGLDTDDTPVFDHMHEASSYLVGGTLTAVDAVLNGQADHALNLGGGLHHGFKRKASGFCIYNDGAIAIEYIRKNYGMKVLYVDTDAHHGDGVQWAFYEDSDVCTLSIHETGRYLFPGTGNVNERGIKSGHGYTFNVPIDAFTEDASFIHIYETALRHVIEFFKPDVIVTQNGADAHMYDPLTHLCSTMETFEAIPLLAHKLAHEYCDGRWIATGGGGYDMWRAVPRAWAQIWSVMKTGQVQTGLLPDSWCRNWNKKSPVELPLTWHDSPNIVPDIPRAPDIAEKNDLALQQVLKYAPHSKTCK
- a CDS encoding aspartate/glutamate racemase family protein, with amino-acid sequence MNKKLGIIGGMGPKATASFMDKIINYTEATKDQDHIDMVILNHATLPDRTKCILNQTGELFLQAIQPDIHYLESAGVDNIAIPCNTSHYYYEELQAMTDINIIHMVQETTQYIQRMFGSGSKVAILATDGTIASGVYENQCKAHNLFPFVPDTNLQKHVMNLIYNIKADATYEGEELDEIIQYLVSKEKCTSIILGCTELSTVSLKTSSQAYCIDPMNILVEQSIIQSGKQLTQPVNTHFIINS
- a CDS encoding Mur ligase family protein — translated: MDQLDTLLKTLNLKQQHLKADGHISGISYHAQRVEEGHLFVCIRGHQTDGHKYLKDAVSRGCKAAIVEEIQSDVDIPQYQVENSRIALAKVSSLFYDEPSKELNVIGVTATNGKTSTTYMINEILEANQFETGLIGTVNVKIGKHSYPAELTTPESLEAQYFLKRMTESQVSHVTMEVSSAAQEMHRNDFIDYNIVTFNNIGREHIDTHGSVENYVAAKSKLIKNAKPDSFAILNMDDEISASLADQTKAKVVTFSVNNDEGDLVCKNLDLSTGRPSFTVKLCRPLKVNETFTWEPMTFQVDMTVPGIHSVYNSMVAITAALLSEVPVSVIQSALKNFKGVDRRFQFIYEGDCKIVDDHFANPGNIDITMGTLTQMDFNNLHMVYAIRGQRGPVVNRENAEKIAIWAKELNLTHIIATKSISNVTKRDVVTKAEEDAFMDVMTEARISVSLYDELTDAIKAALMSTSKEDLILLAGCQGMDNGAEIALREKNTSVI
- a CDS encoding acetoin utilization AcuB family protein, with translation MLVETIMKTNVVTLPPEATIEKALSLLQTHRIRHIPIIDENEHVIGIVSDRDVRDASPSIFDKEQDSNAMQKAISTIMSHPVVTVHPLDFVEEIARIFHDQEFACVPVVQNSKLVGMITEKDMLYTLIQLTGTHVQSSHIEVKVPHKPGILPEVTSVFGHHKVNIVSLLVYPYKTDPNYKTLVFRVQTMNPLPIIEDLREAGYELLWPNEQMGNLL
- a CDS encoding carboxylate--amine ligase, with the translated sequence MQHKAVVLGTNYYIGLSTIRCLGSEGIHTVAADYSDAGTYGATSKYCSEQLILPHYKKDTEHFINTLIAYATQQEHKPVLIPCHDSYLEVIDAHLDTLKQHYLLPNMDQGLYTKVMDKEKLHQLAVEEGVRVPETVYLNDESFTEKVEQTIQFPCLVKPVDSPTFVSVFRQKLFKVYDMEELNDAIKKAKDAELEVIIQRIIPGADDHMHTFDAYLNHNSKITHWTTCQKFRQYPINFGASVFTVQKHIPELYDLGAHFLENIGYKGFAEIEFKKDETTGEFYLIEINARITNFNHMLYDIGLNFPYIMYRELIGEPLEPKAVTQTTNRAFWYAQEDLLAIKEYIKTGQLSVKEVSKSFFRPKTGAVWNRHDPKPAWVYSRQLVRKALKRVTRRS